The genomic stretch GTTGTTGCTTGGTTTGTTTTGCTTTATGAAGATTATCTTTCTCTGCCTTGTTCACCACAATGGCATCTACCATTTCCATAATCCCTCTTTTCACGCCCTGGAGCTCATCCCCAGCTTCTGGCTGAACGATCAACAAAAAGAAATCCACCATCTCCTTCACCTGTGCCTCCGACTGGCCCACACCAATGGTTTCCACGATCACTACATCAAATCCAGCCGCCTCACAAACAAGCATCACCTCTCTGGTGCAAAAAGTCACCCCTCCATAGTGGCCACTTCCCGGCGAAGGACGGATAAAGGCATCCGGTGATTTGGCCAGTATCTCCATGCGGGTCTTGTCTCCCAGGATACTCCCCCCGGACTGCTTACTGGACGGATCAATGCTCAACACGGCCAAACGATGTCCCTCCTGAAGAATCTCCTGCCCAAATTGCTCGATAAAGGTGCTTTTACCTACCCCCGGTGCACCCGTCACCCCTATTCGCTTAGCCTTACCAGTGTGGGGCAAAAGCAATTGCAGCACCCTGTCCGCCACCAGCTGGTCCTCTTCCAGCTTACTCTCCACCAATGTAATAGCCTTGCTTAGCATCGCCCGATCTCCTGACAAAACGCCCTCTGCATAGGCGGCTGGATCCATTCGTTTATTCCTTGGTCTTGACATCGCTATCCGGTTCCTTTTGTTTCCTAATGGAAGGGATACTTCCTGAAGCCCTCCTCTCCCATTGCTTTTTTCTCAAACCGGCCTATACAATACTGATTAAACCGTTCATCAAAATGTGGCTTCTGTGCATTCAACTTAACAGGAGCCTGTTCCTTATTGGTGAAAAAATACACTTGCGTGTTGCCATATTTGGTATGGGGCATCAGTTTACCGTACTGCTCCATCTCATGCCAGAGGGTATCGGATACCACCACGGCATACACCCTTTTGATTGGACCAGTGTTATTTTCATTTCGGTAAGTAGCCACTTCGTTAAAATCCATTTTGAGGTCATCTACTCCCGGCTGTGTAAAGGTGTCACTCACCATCCATACCAGTAACAGTAAAACCAGCATTCCGAGCAAATAATAAAGTCTTTTCGTATTTTTCATTTTTATGGGATTCTTAACATTTCACCATTGACAGTTAGTACCAAACCGACCTGGCTGCTGGTGCAGCACCGATAATACATTTACAGGACAAAATATGATATAATACTCCGTATCTCCCAGGTCATGCTTTTTGGACTTTTCTCTTTCCTCTTCCTTAGTTTACCCTTAATTTAGGGGAAAAATTTGGATATGGGGTTCGAATATGTCAAAGCACTACATATTATCTTTATTGTCACTTGGTTTGCAGGATTATTTTATGTCGTACGACTTTTTATATACCAAACAGAAGCCTTGGAAAAAACGCCTGAGGAGCAAAAGATCCTCAAACCTCAATTGGACCTCATGGCCAGGCGACTTTGGTTGGGCATCACATGGCCTTCGGCAATCTTAACACTGATTTTCGGAACTTGGACCCTCACTTACCGTTTAGGATATTTGGAGCTCGGCTTTATGCATGCTAAACTAGCGTTTGTTGTCGTATTGTATGTCTATCATTTTATTTGCCATAGCATCTACAAAAAACTCCAAAAAGGCATCACCACATGGAGCTCTACCCAGCTGCGGCTTTGGAATGAAGGAGCCACGGTATTGCTCTTTGCCATTGTATTCCTGATCGTCCTGAAAAACCTCATGAACATGCTCTGGGGAATGGCTGGGCTGATAGGATTAAGCGTCCTGCTTATGTTGGCCGTCAAATGGTACAAAAAAAAACGTGAAAGAAATTAAAACAAAACAACGATCATGGTTAAGCACAACCTCATCATATTTTCCCTGTTCAGCTGTATTCTTCTTGTATGGAACTGTACAAGCAAATCAGAAAACAAAGAGGCCCTTCCTTACCTTGGGCACAAACAGACCGAAGAAAAAACCGTCGATGGCAAGACTGTCACCGACACCATATACCATACCATAGCTCCTTTTTCCTTTATGGATCAAGATGGCACCACCATTACCAATAATAACCTCAAAGGAAAGGTTTATGTAGCCGACTTTTTCTTCACTTCCTGCCCCACAATCTGTCCCATCATGAAAACCCAGATGCTCCGGGTATATGACAAATTCAAGGAGAATGCCGATTTTCAGATCTTGAGCCATTCCATAGATCCCACACACGACACGGTCGCTGTACTAAAAGATTATTCCATACGACTGGGGATAGAGGACGCCTCCACCTGGCATTTTCTTACTGGAGATCAGGAAAAGATCTTCGAAATCGGCCAAACCAGCTATCTGGCCACCGCCATGGAGGACAAAAATGAACCCGGAGGTTTTCTCCACAGCGGTGCTTTTATCCTTATTGACCGGCAAGGCCATATCAGAGGAGTCTATGACGGCACCAAAGAAGACCAAGTCAACGAGCTGATCAAGGACATCCCAAAATTGCTTAACAATGGCAAAAAACAATCTTAAATGGTCCCTCGGGATATCTTTCGTCCTCATCTTGACCGTGATTGCTTGCCATTCAAAAAAGGAAAATGACGATGGACTTATTTCCCTAAATGAAATAGAGGACCTCAAAACCCGCCAATACGCCATCGAAGGGCAGTTGCTCTATGCTAACTACTGTGCAAACTGTCATCAAAAAAATGGCACCGGACTGGGTAAGCTCATCCCGCCTTTACAAAATGCTGATTTCATGTTAGCCGATACAGGAAGAACCATCCGCCTTATCAAGCATGGTATCAAGGGAGAAATCACCGTAAATGGCGTCAAATACAATCAACCGATGCCAGGAACTCCCCACCTGACCAACTTGGAAATTGCAGAAATCACCACATATGTTTACACGGTATTTGGGAACAATGAAAAACGGGTGGAAGCCAGAGAAGTAAAAAAGTACTTGGAAGACAAATAGAGAATCGGCCAAATACCCCTTACATTAAACGGCCTACGAGCACTTAACCCTTCCAAGAAGGGCAATCAATTGTTTTTATGAAAGTCTCTATTACCGATCAATAAGCTTCTGCTTCTTCCAGTGCATTGGTAATATCATCATTTACCTTGCCTACTTTTTTCTTCTGCTCTTCAAGGTAGGCAATCACCTGCTCCTCTTCCATCCCTTCAAAATCGACTTTATACTGACGCATCCATACAAACATCCCTTCATAAGCATCCCCTAGGTTTTTGGCTACTTCACGCATCTCATTGGCAGTCGCTTTGTTTGCAGCGGAATCAGCAGCCATCAGCTTCCCTGAGGCTGTCATTAGCTGCTTTTGCTCTTCTTTTATCTTCCCCATTAGCGGCATCACTTCATCATGGATCTCCAGTACCTCTCCCTTAAGTTTCTCTACCTCCTTTTGATGGCCATTACATGAAGCCAATATCCCTGCAACCAAAATCAATATAACTATTTTAGAATATATGCTCATGACTCTTTGCTTACAACATTATAATTATACTAAATAAAATACATGCTACAAAAATCACATTTTTTATTTAAAAACCAATACATTTTCGGCATCACTTATAGGAAGATTATCCCACATATATAAAATACGTTTCCGTTTTGCCATCAAACTTGAATAATTATTGATGCCCCTCCTGCAATTTCGCAGACAATGACCAGGATTGGTTATTAGGGATTCTTTAGCACATATGGGTACCTGCATTATTTCCCGGCATAAATCAATTTAATACCACTCCTAAAAGAATACCTACTTAATAGTAAAAACATAACTGTAACACTTATTTTTACAGTGCTTGTTCATGCCATGGAAAGTTTTGACTATTTGAACAAGCCAAGGTAAAGGATAAATCATCAATACTAACAAAAAAATATGAAGCCATTTTGTTTTTCCATAGATAACATCATCTCCAGCGAAAAAGCGAGCCTCCACCCATTGGACATTGGGCTGATCAGGGGATATGCGGTTTTTGATTTTTTCAGGACCGTAGATTACATCCCATTATTTTTGGAGGACTACTTGGATCGCTTTATCCGATCGGCAGCTAAAGCCCACCTGCAGCTTCCGATTGACAAAAGCAAGTTAAGAAGCCTTGTGCTGGAACTGATCGAAAAGAACGATCTAAAGCAGGGCGGTATCAGAATGGTCCTGTCGGGCGGCGTGCCTGACAATCATTTCTCCCCTGATAAGGGCAGTCTTTATATTTTCTGCGAGGAATTGCTAATGCCTTCAGATGAAAAATACCGAAATGGCGTCCACCTTTTGACCACTGAATATATCCGCCCGATTCCTGAAATCAAAACGACCAACTATGCCCTTCCGGTCTTCTTAAGCGCAGACTGGAAAGCCAATGGTGCAGAGGATGTGCTTTACCACGCCAATGGTATAATTTCTGAAAGCTCCAGAAGCAATATCTTTCTGGTAAAGGACAACCTGATCAGCACACCAAAGTCCAATATTCTTCACGGGATTACCAGGAAAAACATTTTGGCCCTCGCCCCTGAAACCCACGTCCGTGACATTACACTGGAAGAGGTTATGGCTGCAGATGAAGTATTTATGAGCAGTACAACTAAGCGGATTTTGCCCATTACCAAAATCGATCATAAGCCTATTGGCTCTGGAAAGGTCGGTGAACACACCCTACGACTAATGGAACTGTTTAAACATATGGAAAAAGAAAAAGCCCTCTGAGAGGGCTTTTCTTTTACAACACCAATTCGGCATCGGTCAATATATACATTAATTTTTCTGGGTCTTTGGCATTGAGCTTAAGGGTTCCCTTGACCTTTACTCGCTTGGAAGTATACTCGATGGGATCCGCCATCATTACCTCCATGACCGTCTCTGGCCCCCCGGAACCGCAAAAGAAGCATTCCGCCAAGGGCAACGAAGATAGGATGATGTGCTCTGGCTTAAACATCCCCTCAAATGGGATGATATAACCTTCTGCTGAAACTTCCGTCCCTTCAAGTTCCTGAATATCTTCGCTAAAAACCGGAAGGTAAAGTTCCCCATATTCATCCTCTCCAACCTCGTAGGTCACTCCTGTCAACTTCTTCCATACATTGTCCTCCTGCGCCTTGCTGACACCGTAAACGGTCATCAACACTACTGCAATTACACTAAATTTTAATTTCATGGTATATTAATCTCTATGTTATTTCGTCAGCTGCTTGGCAATATCGGTCCTATAAGCACCCATGGCAGGGATCAAAGAAGCGACTATCCCAACGGCCACCGCATACACGATGATCCAGGCTTCCTCCTGTAGGAACACCCAGGCGGATATATTGCTCAGGGCTCCTTGTTCTTGACCTATAACCAAGAACGATAGGAAAAGGTGCCCGATCAGCATCCCTGTCACAGCTCCCAGAAATGTTAAAATAACGCCCTCCAGGACAATATGGATAAACAACTGCCCCTTGGAGGCCCCGATGGTACGCATAACGGCCAAGTCGTACTTCCGCTCCTTCAATGAATTGTACAAAGCAATAAAGATGCCCAAGCCAGCGATAAAGATAATGATAAAGGCCAAACCTTTGACCAGCTTAATTCCAACCCCCAGCAATTCGAACAAGCGAGCAATCTCAAACGAGGGAGAAGCTGCCTGCAAGGAACTCCGACTATTGATAAACCTGGGAAGCTGTACGGCTGCCATTGGACTCCTGTATTGGAGCAAAAGCGTCGTCACTTCACGATCTTTCTCCGTTTCGGGAAAGCCATGCTTAGCTACTTCATTCTCCATCGCAGCATGATCATGCTCCTCTCCTTCATCATGGGTCAACCATACCGACTCCAAAGAGGTAATGATCAATTTGTCCACCACCTTACCCGATGGAGCTAAAACTCCGGTTACGACATAGGGATGGTGGTCATGCTCATGACTACTGGTTTCGATTCCATGTGACCCCAAAAACTCATCTCCTACTTTCAAGTTTAGTTTTTTGGCAACCTCACTGCCCAGTACCACATCAAATGGACGTTCCCATCCCTGCCCATTGGCAAATTCTGTCTGGTAAAGCTCCAGATAATCATAATTGGTCCCTACGATTCTATATCCCTGATAATTGTCTCCCAAACCAAGCGGGATCGCATTCTTTATCAGGCGGTTTCTGGAAACGCCCTTGGCTTCTTTTAAATCGATATTGCCCGTGGGAAAGTCAATGTGGTAGACACTGGACAAAATCAACTGTAGCGGACTGCCCTTAGCTCCGACTACCAGGTCAATTCCCTTGGCATCCTTGCTCATTTGGTTTTCAAATTGGTCCTGCATCAGCAATAAAACCGTAATGATCGCAAGCCCCAAAGCGAGCAACAAAATATTAAGCCCCGTATTAAGTGGTTTGGATACCAGGTATTTCCAGCTAAGCTTCAGCATATTCATCGTTTACCTCCCATCATGATTTGGTTAGATACATGTTCTTTCACGCGGTGGTCATGTGTCACAATGATCAGTGCCGAGCGCATTTTTTTTGCTTGCTCCTTTAATAAATGGATGACCATTTCTGCATTCTCATCGTCCAAACTGGCGGTAGGTTCATCCGCCAACACCACTTTGGGGTTATTTACCAGCGCCCGAGCAATGGACACCCGCTGAGCCTCACCTTCACTGAGTGCCGTTACTTTTGATGCTGATTTATGGGAAATGCCCAGATCCTTTAAAAGCCTATCAATTAATCCATGATCCGAATTTCCTGAAAAATACTGTGCCAACCGAAGATTTTCCTTAACGGTCAGTGGGGCAAGGATATGGGGCTTTTGAAAGACCATTCCAATATTAGCTCCACGAAACTTATCCAAACGGGCACCTTTGAGTTCATAAATAGACGTATTGTCGATCTGCACCACCCCACTGATCGGCCTTAAAAGACCTCCCAAAATATTAAGCACTGTAGTCTTTCCACTTCCTGACGCTCCAAGCACCAAGAGCTCTTCGCCCTCTTGAAGGGCCACATCTGGAATGGGAATGGCACGTTCTTTTTCATAATAGAACAAAATATCCTTGGCTAGAATCATATCAATTGATTGGAATGTTCACGGTGAATGTAGAGCCTTTTCCGGCCTTGCTCTCTACAGTAATTTCTCCTTTCAGTACTTCTATACATTTTTTAACGATCGAAAGGCCAAGACCCGACCCTTCTGTGATCCCTACATTTTTGGCCCTAAAAAAACGATCAAACAGTTGGGATTGCTCCTTTTCAGGAATCCCAATACCATCATCCTCTATCTTGGCGATCATCATATCATCTTTAACGGCCACGCTGAACAGTACTTTTCCTTTGTTTTTTGAATATTTTACCGCATTGCTGAGCAGGTTTTCAAAAACCTGGTATAGCAAGTCTGTATCTGATTTAAGGGTTTTGGGAACATCCTGAAAAGAGGTCTCCAGGGTCACATCTTTATCGTTATTTGCCTTAACCACATCGATGACCTCATTAAAAAAAGCTGCTGTAAAAAACCTGGATGGCTTATAATCGATCTTATTGGCATCTGCCTTACCAAAAAACAAAACCGAAGTAAGCAGGTTGTTCAGGTTGCGGACGGAGTTTTCGATTTTTCGCGAGTGCTTCATCAGCTTACCCTTCATCGGATGGTCTTTTTCCGAATAAATCTGGAGCAGTTGTGCTGAGCTAAGAATGGAAGTCAATGGTGTCTTAAACCCGTGGGACACATTCTGAACTATTTTTGATTTCAGCTCACCAATTTCCCTCTCCTTTTCCAGTGCCTTTTTCAGCCCCTTGTTCGCCTCATTGAGATCAGCAGTACGCTGGCGAACCTTTTCTTCAAGTTCATTATTTAGTTTTTGGAGCTCTTTTTCCTTTTTATCTTTGAAGATCGCCAGTTCGATCATCATATTTAGCTCCCGGATATTGAACGGTTTGATCACATAGGCACTGGGGTTGGTGCCGGCTATTTTCTGCAGAGTCTCCTCATCTGAACTTGCCGTAAGGTACACTACAGGAATATCAAATTTTTCATTGATGATTTCAGTGGTTTTAATTCCATCCAGCTCACCTCCTAAATTAATGTCCATCATCACCAGTTCCACAGACACTTCCTCCATGATATCCAAAGCTTCTTCACCAGTCGCTGCGATACCCATGATTTCATGATGATTCTTTTCCAGTGCTTTCTTCAGCAACAGGGCAGAAACATTATCATCTTCTACTATCAGGATTTTAAGTGCAAGCATATCTTTCCGTTTGAGTCAAAAAAAGATCACGTATTTTTTTACAATAATAAGCATATTTTAATTGACAGGAAGAATCACCAATACAGTAGTTCCTTCATTTTTCTTACTCTTTATTTCGATGGACCCGTTAAGCATATCCACCAAGTTCTTGGTAATTGACAATCCCAGCCCCGTTCCTTCGAACTGACGGGCATAGCCTACGCTTTCCTGTTCGAAAGGAGAATAAATTTTATGGATAAATCCTTCGCTCATGCCTATGCCATTGTCCTTGACCTCCAAGTGGATTTTATCACCCACTCGCTTCAGCATGACCTTTATAAGCCCTTCATCAGAGTATTTGATGGCATTGCCCACAATATTGTTAACGATCATTTCGAAATACCGCCTGTCTACTTTTGCCATAAACGGCTTGGTCGTAAACCGGGCAGTCAGCAGGAGGTTTTTCTTCATGGCCAAGGTCTTTAACGGAATCAATAAATGTGATATAAAATCGTTTATATTGGTTTCTTCATAAACAACCTCCATTTTATGGGCCTCGATCTTGGCCATGTTCAAAATACTGTTTATCGTATTCAATAAGCGCTCTCCGCTTTCCATAATGATTTCCAATTGCCCTACCAGAGAGTGGTTATCCTTGTTTTGGAATATAATGTTCTCGGTACTGCCCAATATCCCATTTAGCGGTGTTCTGATTTCATGGCTCATATTGGACAGGAAGTTGGTTTTTATCCGGTTAGCCTCTTCGGCCCGCTCCTTGGCTTCTTTAAGTCCCTCCTCATAGATTTTCTTATCGGTAACATCACGAAATACCATCAACACGATATCGTCCTTTTTTTCAGGGTTGACTTT from Echinicola soli encodes the following:
- the meaB gene encoding methylmalonyl Co-A mutase-associated GTPase MeaB, whose product is MSRPRNKRMDPAAYAEGVLSGDRAMLSKAITLVESKLEEDQLVADRVLQLLLPHTGKAKRIGVTGAPGVGKSTFIEQFGQEILQEGHRLAVLSIDPSSKQSGGSILGDKTRMEILAKSPDAFIRPSPGSGHYGGVTFCTREVMLVCEAAGFDVVIVETIGVGQSEAQVKEMVDFFLLIVQPEAGDELQGVKRGIMEMVDAIVVNKAEKDNLHKAKQTKQQLENACHLLTNRSVIGEIEVLLVSSVEKKGLKEVWKAVEDYFGQITETGFLASNRLDQRKYWFYAHVQKSLEQRFYQDPVVMKKMEEALSEISDAKELPSAVARNLVNAFFKH
- a CDS encoding CopD family protein, which produces MGFEYVKALHIIFIVTWFAGLFYVVRLFIYQTEALEKTPEEQKILKPQLDLMARRLWLGITWPSAILTLIFGTWTLTYRLGYLELGFMHAKLAFVVVLYVYHFICHSIYKKLQKGITTWSSTQLRLWNEGATVLLFAIVFLIVLKNLMNMLWGMAGLIGLSVLLMLAVKWYKKKRERN
- a CDS encoding SCO family protein, with the translated sequence MVKHNLIIFSLFSCILLVWNCTSKSENKEALPYLGHKQTEEKTVDGKTVTDTIYHTIAPFSFMDQDGTTITNNNLKGKVYVADFFFTSCPTICPIMKTQMLRVYDKFKENADFQILSHSIDPTHDTVAVLKDYSIRLGIEDASTWHFLTGDQEKIFEIGQTSYLATAMEDKNEPGGFLHSGAFILIDRQGHIRGVYDGTKEDQVNELIKDIPKLLNNGKKQS
- a CDS encoding c-type cytochrome, whose translation is MAKNNLKWSLGISFVLILTVIACHSKKENDDGLISLNEIEDLKTRQYAIEGQLLYANYCANCHQKNGTGLGKLIPPLQNADFMLADTGRTIRLIKHGIKGEITVNGVKYNQPMPGTPHLTNLEIAEITTYVYTVFGNNEKRVEAREVKKYLEDK
- a CDS encoding aminotransferase class IV, with the protein product MKPFCFSIDNIISSEKASLHPLDIGLIRGYAVFDFFRTVDYIPLFLEDYLDRFIRSAAKAHLQLPIDKSKLRSLVLELIEKNDLKQGGIRMVLSGGVPDNHFSPDKGSLYIFCEELLMPSDEKYRNGVHLLTTEYIRPIPEIKTTNYALPVFLSADWKANGAEDVLYHANGIISESSRSNIFLVKDNLISTPKSNILHGITRKNILALAPETHVRDITLEEVMAADEVFMSSTTKRILPITKIDHKPIGSGKVGEHTLRLMELFKHMEKEKAL
- a CDS encoding ABC transporter permease, translated to MNMLKLSWKYLVSKPLNTGLNILLLALGLAIITVLLLMQDQFENQMSKDAKGIDLVVGAKGSPLQLILSSVYHIDFPTGNIDLKEAKGVSRNRLIKNAIPLGLGDNYQGYRIVGTNYDYLELYQTEFANGQGWERPFDVVLGSEVAKKLNLKVGDEFLGSHGIETSSHEHDHHPYVVTGVLAPSGKVVDKLIITSLESVWLTHDEGEEHDHAAMENEVAKHGFPETEKDREVTTLLLQYRSPMAAVQLPRFINSRSSLQAASPSFEIARLFELLGVGIKLVKGLAFIIIFIAGLGIFIALYNSLKERKYDLAVMRTIGASKGQLFIHIVLEGVILTFLGAVTGMLIGHLFLSFLVIGQEQGALSNISAWVFLQEEAWIIVYAVAVGIVASLIPAMGAYRTDIAKQLTK
- a CDS encoding ABC transporter ATP-binding protein, which produces MILAKDILFYYEKERAIPIPDVALQEGEELLVLGASGSGKTTVLNILGGLLRPISGVVQIDNTSIYELKGARLDKFRGANIGMVFQKPHILAPLTVKENLRLAQYFSGNSDHGLIDRLLKDLGISHKSASKVTALSEGEAQRVSIARALVNNPKVVLADEPTASLDDENAEMVIHLLKEQAKKMRSALIIVTHDHRVKEHVSNQIMMGGKR
- a CDS encoding hybrid sensor histidine kinase/response regulator — its product is MLALKILIVEDDNVSALLLKKALEKNHHEIMGIAATGEEALDIMEEVSVELVMMDINLGGELDGIKTTEIINEKFDIPVVYLTASSDEETLQKIAGTNPSAYVIKPFNIRELNMMIELAIFKDKKEKELQKLNNELEEKVRQRTADLNEANKGLKKALEKEREIGELKSKIVQNVSHGFKTPLTSILSSAQLLQIYSEKDHPMKGKLMKHSRKIENSVRNLNNLLTSVLFFGKADANKIDYKPSRFFTAAFFNEVIDVVKANNDKDVTLETSFQDVPKTLKSDTDLLYQVFENLLSNAVKYSKNKGKVLFSVAVKDDMMIAKIEDDGIGIPEKEQSQLFDRFFRAKNVGITEGSGLGLSIVKKCIEVLKGEITVESKAGKGSTFTVNIPIN